The Ascidiaceihabitans donghaensis genome includes the window TCCCATGAGAAGATGCCGCAATGCCTGCACAATCCAGCGCCGTCATGGCCACCCCTGAAATGATTGCCACCTATCAAGCGGACGGCGTGGTTTTGATTCCAGGCTTGTTTGCGGACCATGTGGATACATTGCGGGACGGGGTTGCACGCAACATGGAACGCCCTGGTCCCTATGCCTCCAACAACGACCGCAAGGGGGAAACGGGGCGGTTTTTTGATGATTACTGCAATTGGCAGCGCATCGAAGAGTTTGAAGAGGTCATTCGGACGTCGGGGGCGGCGGATGTTGCTGCGGACTTGATGGGGTCAACGTCTGTGCAATTGTTCCATGATCATGTTCTGGTCAAGGAACCCGGTACGTCCATGGCGACGCCGTGGCATTCGGATGGACCATATTACTTTGTGCAAGGTCAGCAGACTGTTAGCTTTTGGTCGCCTTTGGACGAGGTAACGGATGCGTCTTTGCGGTGTGTTGCAGGGTCACATCTTTGGGACAAAGATGTGTTGCCGACGCGCTGGGCAAAAGGGGACCCTTTCTTTGATCCGGCCCCCTATATCCCTGCGCCTGACCCCGAGGCGGAAGGCATGCGCGTCGTTGAATATGCGATGCAGCCGGGCGACGCCGTGGCGTTTCATTACCGGACGTTGCATGGTGCGCGTGGCAATACGTCCTCGTCGCGCAGACGTGCGTTTTCGTTGCGCCTTGTTGGCGACGATGCACGTTACGTGGAGCGGCCGGGGCCGACGTCACCGCCCTTTCCGGGGCATGACATGGTGGCCGGCCAACGGTTGCGTGAAGATTGGTTTCCGATGTTGAAGGGCAATTGAAGGCCCGGTGCGGAACCCACGGTCAGCATCGCTTACGCGTATTGCGTGCATAGCACTTGATCGCTCGGGCAAAGGCTGACAAGCTGTACGCAGTCGACACCCCAACATTTCTTGGTGTTTTCGTTATGTATTTCAGCTTTTGCGCCGCTTTTCAGGTGCGCCTTTTTCAGGAGACAGACTATGCCCACAGTCACACCAGCATCCTTTACTGCCCGTGGTTGGCAGGAACATTATTCCGGATTCCCAGCCGACTTGTTTTTTGCAGCAGGTGTGGGTGAGCCGTGGGCTTTGACCCCGCATTTGCACGTGAATTATGCTATCGGCGGCGCATTGCAGTCGATGACTTACAAGAATGCCGTCGGTCAAAACACATATCTTTTTCAAAACGGCATGTGGAATGATGTGAATATTTCGCTGTTTGCGGCATCGCCTTTACAGCCCGAAATCGCATTTGCGCGTGCCTTGGCCTGAAAGGTTTTGCACGAACTGCAAGCGGGCTTAATCCACTGTGATCACCTGGCCTGTTTGCGCGCCCTCTACGCTTTTGACAAACGCACGTCCGACCCGGTCTGATGCCACGGGCGTGTGCCCCGCGAACCAAGCCCCGTAGCGTGCTGCCGATACATCCAGCATCCCGGGACTGACCACGTTGATGCGCAGCCCGCGCGGCATTTCAATAGCGGCACTTTTGACAAAACCGGCAAGGGCACCATTGGCCGTTGCGGCCCCGACCCCTTGGACAATCGGATCACGGTCCAAAATGCCGCTGGTCAGGGTGAAAGATCCGCCATCAGCCAGATGTCCCAATCCCCCCAGTACCAGATTGATTTGCCCCATGACCTTTTGGTGCAGGCCCAGCATCATCGTGTCGCTGGTTTGATCGGAAAGCGGGGCAAAATGCGCGTCACCTGCCGTGCAGACCACTGCGCCCAATGTTCCGAAGGTGTCTGTAATGCGCGCATACATCGCATCCACAGACGCGCTGTCCGACATGTCGACGTGAACATCACCGCCCGAACGCCCGGCCCGGATCAGCGTGTGATTGGCTTTCAATGCGGCGCAAGCTGCCTGTCCGATGTCACCTGCTGCACCAATGACAAGAATGTTCATGATGTTGCCCCCAACAAATCGTTGTAGCGTTCCAGCTTGTGTTCCAGCAAGGCGCGGCACGCCGTCAGTTTGACCTGTTGACCCTGAAGATAAGTATCATGGGCGAACAGAATGTCTTTGCGGTCTTGCACCGTCACGTCACCCTTGCGGTACAGCCCTGCAAAGTGGCGCATGGTTTTGAGTGGCATGCCAGTGTCGCGCAGCGATGCCAGCAGGGCCAGCCAATCAACGTTTTCTGGTGAAAACTGGCGGTGCCCGTCCGTGCCACGCAAAACACCCGGCAGCATGCCCGACGCCTCGTAGTATCTGATCGTGTGGGTCGATAAACCGCTGGCGCGGGCTGCTTCCGAAATCTTCATATGCTGTGTTCCTTCAAACCCCTTATGGCGTGTTACCGGGTTGAAGTAACTCTAAGTCAAGACATCTTTGGATGTGTCAAAACCATTGCCCCGGTTCCATCAGCCCCAAATCCAGCAATTGCCGCGAATGCCATTCGAACGGGGCAGAGTTGTGCCATTTGAAGGTGTGGATATCAAAACGGCTTCCCGGATTGCGCTTTAGCGCTTTGGCGGTGCGAAACGAACAAACCGCTGCGGTGATGTTGTGGTGCCAAGGGCAGGCGTAGGTGTTGTATTCTTCGTCCGAGAACGTGTGATCTTCACGCAGCTGCAATCCCGGTTTGGTACGGAAAATAGAAATCCGGTCAATCTTGCGGCGTGCGGGCGGGATGTGTTCTTCGTAACGCCAGCGCAACCCCCCGAAGAAATCCAACTGGCGATCTTTTGGATGGCCGTGGTTTTCAATATCGGCACGCGCCAGCGCATAGTATCCGGAACGGTCCAGATGTGCGGCATCCAGCGACACTGCATCGGGGTGCCTGTCCAGATCATCTGCATATAAATCCAACACATATGTCAGCATCGCATCGCGGCGTTCTTCTGTGTGAAACGCCAACATTTCCCCGATGCTGCGGGTCTCGCAGAACGGATGGAACAGGTATTCAGCGTTAAAGCAGTAGTAAATCCAGACGCCTGGCGCTGCTGCTGCAATCAAGCGGTTCATCGCCTCGGTGGCCGCTTCAGAGCTGGTCAAGGCGTGATCAATGCGGTGCACGGTGTTTTGCAAATCGCGTGGAAGGTCAAATTCAGGCGGCATCACGGCGATGATGTTCACAAATCCGGCTTGCTGGTTGTGGCGCAGTGTTGTGGCGACTTCCACCTCATCCTCAACCAAAACGATAGAAATAGGCCCTTTGGCCAAAATCTCTGCCCCGTCTTTGATGAATGTATCTAAACTGTCGTACTGCATTGCCTGCCTGCTTTTCTTCTTATCGCCTAGAATCGGTTAATTTGCCGTGCATTGCAAGCGTCACACGCGCCTGATAAGTCGTGCCGCAATCGCGCCCACTCCCACATGACCGGATTGCCCCATGACCAGCTCCAAAATGACCGGCCCCAAAAAGCTATTCATTAAAACCTATGGCTGCCAGATGAATGTCTATGACAGCGAACGCATGTCTGAGGCATTGGGCGGGCAGGGGTATGTGGAAACGGACCGTCAGGAGGATGCCGATATGATCCTTTTGAACACCTGTCACATTCGTGAAAAGGCCGTTGAAAAAGTCTATTCTGATCTGGGGCGTTTGCGCAAATTCAAAGACGTGAAGCCGGACTTGAAAATTGGCGTTGCGGGCTGTGTGGCTCAGGCCGAGGGCGGCGAGATTATGCGCCGTCAGCCGCTTGTTGATTTGGTGGTGGGCCCGCAGTCTTACCACCGTTTGCCGGAAATGGAGGCGCAAACCCAAAAGGGCCAAAAAGCGCTGGATACCGATTTCCCCGAAGAGGATAAATTCGAACACCTGAAGGCACGCCCAAAGGCAAAACGTGCCCCGTCTGCGTTTCTGACGGTGCAAGAAGGCTGCGACAAATTCTGCGCCTTTTGTGTCGTGCCCTACACGCGCGGTGCAGAAGTTAGCCGACCCGTGGACCGTATCCTGACCGAAGCCCGCGATCTGGTGGAACGCGGAGTACGCGAAATCACGCTTTTGGGTCAAAACGTCAACGCCTACCATGGTGCAGGACCAGATGGGTCGGATTACACTTTGGCAAAGCTGATTTGGGATCTGGACAAAGTGGACGGGCTGGAACGTATCCGCTTCACCACATCGCATCCCAACGACATGACCGATGACCTGATCGAGGCACATGGCACCTGTGCCAAGCTGATGCCGTATCTGCATTTGCCGGTGCAATCGGGAAGTGACCGCATCCTGAAACGAATGAACCGCAGCCACACAGCTGAAAGCTATTTGCGACTGATCGAACGCATCCGCGAGGCCCGTCCCGATATCGTCATGTCTGGTGATTTCATCGTGGGCTTTCCCGAGGAAACAGAGGAAGATTTTCAAGCAACCATGGATTTGGTCGAAGAGGTCAAATACGGTTATGCCTATTCCTTCAAGTACTCGACCCGTCCGGGCACACCCGCAGCCGAAAGGCCGCTTGTCGATGCGGCGGCCGCTGATGACCGGTTGCAACGCCTGCAAGGGCTGATCACGCATCACCAACGCGCTATTCAGGATGCGATGGTCGGGCGCACCGTTGGTGTTCTTTTCGAAAAGCCGGGCCGCATGGACGGCCAAATGGTGGGCAAATCCGATCATTTGCATGCGGTGCATGTCAAGGATTGCTCTGCTGCAATCGGAGAGGTGCGCCCGGTAAGAATCGTCTCTGCCGGGACCAATTCTCTGGCGGGTGAATTGATCCTGTAAGGCAATATCTTGCCCAATCAGCATGCAATTGTGTGAAATCAGCGGGTTATTGTGGTAACTGCCGCCAATTAAACCACAATATATGGTTAAAGTGACTTCACACGTCAGTCGTTTTTTCATATCGTGATCCGTATCGTCGAAAGCCAATGACCAACTGGGACAGATGCGAGGCTTTTGTGGGGGAATAATAAAAGGAACAGGGCTGTGGGATATTCGATTTCCAAAGCAGTGCGCACGTGTCTAGCCGCTACAGCAACAATTGCTGTTGGCCTGACGGCTGTTGTCGACAGCGCGTCTGCTCAAGGCATTTTTGAACGCAACAATGCCAAAACGAACGAACGTTATGTGCCAACCATCTGGGTTGATCCCGATGGATGCGAACATTGGGTTATGGACGACGGCTACGAAGGCTACATGTCACCACACACAAACCGTCAGGGTATTCCGGTCTGCCGCCGGGGCAACGTGTGTGGCGTTATGAACTCTGACCAGTTCTTCAAAACAAACAGCGCACGCATCTCTGCGGATGGCAAAGCGCGTTTGGCCCAGTTCTTCCAGTCTGCCGGTGCAGTCAGCTACATTATCGTAGGTCACACAGACAGCCGCGCCTCTGACCAATACAACATGCGCTTATCCTTTAACCGCGCCTCTGCTGTGGCCGGTGTGGCGCAAAGCGCTGGTGCACGTATCGCAGACGTGCGTGGCTACGGCGAACGTTTGCCTGCCGCGTCCAACAAGACGGCTGGTGGCATGGCGAAGAACCGCCGCGTCGAAATCATTTGTATCCGCTAAGGGAGAGCTGACATGACATTTCTTAAAACAGCTCTGGTGCTGGGGTGCTGCGGCCTGATCTCCGCGTGTGGCGAAGGCGGCGGTGGTAAAGTAAATACCAACAAAACCATCGATTACGGCTTTAAAAAGAAAGACCTGAGCCAGCTTGTGGCTGGTGTTTGGGTTGATCCGAACGGCTGTGACCACTGGATTATCGACGATGGCATCGAAGGCTATCTGTCCCAGCGTCTTGACCAATTTGGCAAGCCTGTATGTTCCGGCATTGCGCCGCCTAACACGGCAACCGGCCCCTACAAAGGCAACCAAACGATCAACGATCCGCTCTAAGCGTGCCGATATCCAAAAAATCGGGCTGGGGTGTTGTACACTCCGGCCCGTTTTGCGTTTTATGGACCTGATAACGGTTCATCCTATTTCCATGGCTGACACGTCTCTTGAGAGGACCTTGATTTGCCGACCAGCGATACGACAACATCCGCCACGACTGTGGCGCGCCCTATTTTGCTTGAATACGCCAACAACCGCCTGTTGATCGACCTATGCGGAGCGTATGATGCGCATCTTGCGGCTGTGGAAGCAGCTCTTGAGGTGCAGATCATTCGCCGTGGGAACGAATTGGCGATTATGGGCGAAGATCCCAATCAATTACGCGCCGCCGAAGTGCTGAACGGGCTGTACCGCCGTCTTGAAGCGGGCAAAGACGTAGAACCCGCCGATGTGGACCGCGAATTGCGCATGGGCACCTCCGAGGCCGGTACAGGCGTGCGGTCCGGTGACCAGCTTGAAATGCCGGTGGGCGCATCGATTGAAATCAAAACCCGCAAAAAGACAGTTGAGCCACGCACCGAGGCGCAAAAAGCCTATGTGCAATCGCTGTTTGATAATGAATTGGCATTCGGGATCGGGCCAGCTGGTACAGGCAAAACCTATCTGGCGGTGGCTGTGGGCGTTAACATGTTCATCGGCGGACATGTGGACAAAATTATCCTGTCACGTCCCGCTGTAGAGGCTGGCGAAAAGCTTGGGTATTTGCCCGGGGACATGAAAGACAAAGTAGACCCCTACATGCAGCCGCTTTACGATGCATTGAACGACTTTTTACCGGGCAAGCAGTTGGCGAAACTGATCGAAGACAAAAAGATCGAAATCGCACCTTTGGCCTTCATGCGGGGGCGGACACTGGCCAATGCCTTTGTGGTGTTGGACGAGGCCCAAAACGCCACATCAATGCAGATGAAAATGTTCCTGACACGGCTTGGCGAAGGGTCGCGTATGGTGATCACTGGCGACCGTACACAGATCGATTTGCCGCGTGGTGTGCCATCCGGGCTGTCCGATGCAGAACGGTTGCTAAAAACAATCCCGAATATCAGCTTCAACTATTTCACATCTAAGGACGTGGTGCGGCACCCGCTTGTGGCTGCGATCATCGAAGCCTATGAGGCCGACGACGCCTGATTTTCTTTTCGCTAAAAATATCCCGGGGGTCCGGGGGCTGGCCCCCCGGGTAACACACCATGTCTATAACGCTCGACATCACGATTGAAGACACACGCTGGGATGCGCTGTCTTTGGACAGCTTGGCACATAAGGCCGCGCATGAAACTCTGGGGCATTTGGGATTGGCCACAGGCGAAATTTCGCTTTTGGCATGTAATGACAACCGCATTGCTGAACTGAACAGCGCATTTCGTGAAAAACCGACAGCGACAAATGTACTCAGCTGGCCCTACGCTGAATTGGGGGCCGAGATCGCGGGGGGCGCGCCCCTTGCACCGACGCCGGATTTTGACGGCACGCTTGAATTGGGCGATGTTGCGGTCAGCTATGATACCTGCGCATCTGAAGCCGCTCTGGCGGGCAAGCCAATGGCCGATCATGTGACGCATTTGTTGGTTCATGGAATGTTACATCTTCTGGGGTACGACCATATCCGTGACCTTGATGCCACGTTGATGGAACGAACTGAGGTCGAGATACTTGGCAAACTGGGGTTGGATGACCCATATTATCTACCATCGGCAGGATAATCTGCCTTAAGCCACCAAAGGACCCAATGGGCGACACAACTGACGGATCGTCTGACGCGGCGCAACGCGCGCAGCCAGACACAGGCATGACAAACAATCCGATGCACAACGCGCAGGACACTGCGACGGCTTCGAACGAATTGGCCCCTGCCACACAAGGTGAAAAACCGGGCGGTTTCTTTTCGCGCGTCATCGGGGCACTTAGCCCTACGGATGTCGGTGAAACCGTAGCACCTGAACAAGCGCCAGCAATGGGGCGCGAAGACC containing:
- a CDS encoding MerR family transcriptional regulator — translated: MKISEAARASGLSTHTIRYYEASGMLPGVLRGTDGHRQFSPENVDWLALLASLRDTGMPLKTMRHFAGLYRKGDVTVQDRKDILFAHDTYLQGQQVKLTACRALLEHKLERYNDLLGATS
- the ybeY gene encoding rRNA maturation RNase YbeY, whose product is MSITLDITIEDTRWDALSLDSLAHKAAHETLGHLGLATGEISLLACNDNRIAELNSAFREKPTATNVLSWPYAELGAEIAGGAPLAPTPDFDGTLELGDVAVSYDTCASEAALAGKPMADHVTHLLVHGMLHLLGYDHIRDLDATLMERTEVEILGKLGLDDPYYLPSAG
- a CDS encoding OmpA family protein → MGYSISKAVRTCLAATATIAVGLTAVVDSASAQGIFERNNAKTNERYVPTIWVDPDGCEHWVMDDGYEGYMSPHTNRQGIPVCRRGNVCGVMNSDQFFKTNSARISADGKARLAQFFQSAGAVSYIIVGHTDSRASDQYNMRLSFNRASAVAGVAQSAGARIADVRGYGERLPAASNKTAGGMAKNRRVEIICIR
- a CDS encoding short chain dehydrogenase, with the translated sequence MNILVIGAAGDIGQAACAALKANHTLIRAGRSGGDVHVDMSDSASVDAMYARITDTFGTLGAVVCTAGDAHFAPLSDQTSDTMMLGLHQKVMGQINLVLGGLGHLADGGSFTLTSGILDRDPIVQGVGAATANGALAGFVKSAAIEMPRGLRINVVSPGMLDVSAARYGAWFAGHTPVASDRVGRAFVKSVEGAQTGQVITVD
- a CDS encoding PhoH family protein; translation: MPTSDTTTSATTVARPILLEYANNRLLIDLCGAYDAHLAAVEAALEVQIIRRGNELAIMGEDPNQLRAAEVLNGLYRRLEAGKDVEPADVDRELRMGTSEAGTGVRSGDQLEMPVGASIEIKTRKKTVEPRTEAQKAYVQSLFDNELAFGIGPAGTGKTYLAVAVGVNMFIGGHVDKIILSRPAVEAGEKLGYLPGDMKDKVDPYMQPLYDALNDFLPGKQLAKLIEDKKIEIAPLAFMRGRTLANAFVVLDEAQNATSMQMKMFLTRLGEGSRMVITGDRTQIDLPRGVPSGLSDAERLLKTIPNISFNYFTSKDVVRHPLVAAIIEAYEADDA
- the miaB gene encoding tRNA (N6-isopentenyl adenosine(37)-C2)-methylthiotransferase MiaB, whose protein sequence is MTGPKKLFIKTYGCQMNVYDSERMSEALGGQGYVETDRQEDADMILLNTCHIREKAVEKVYSDLGRLRKFKDVKPDLKIGVAGCVAQAEGGEIMRRQPLVDLVVGPQSYHRLPEMEAQTQKGQKALDTDFPEEDKFEHLKARPKAKRAPSAFLTVQEGCDKFCAFCVVPYTRGAEVSRPVDRILTEARDLVERGVREITLLGQNVNAYHGAGPDGSDYTLAKLIWDLDKVDGLERIRFTTSHPNDMTDDLIEAHGTCAKLMPYLHLPVQSGSDRILKRMNRSHTAESYLRLIERIREARPDIVMSGDFIVGFPEETEEDFQATMDLVEEVKYGYAYSFKYSTRPGTPAAERPLVDAAAADDRLQRLQGLITHHQRAIQDAMVGRTVGVLFEKPGRMDGQMVGKSDHLHAVHVKDCSAAIGEVRPVRIVSAGTNSLAGELIL
- a CDS encoding phytanoyl-CoA dioxygenase family protein, translating into MPAQSSAVMATPEMIATYQADGVVLIPGLFADHVDTLRDGVARNMERPGPYASNNDRKGETGRFFDDYCNWQRIEEFEEVIRTSGAADVAADLMGSTSVQLFHDHVLVKEPGTSMATPWHSDGPYYFVQGQQTVSFWSPLDEVTDASLRCVAGSHLWDKDVLPTRWAKGDPFFDPAPYIPAPDPEAEGMRVVEYAMQPGDAVAFHYRTLHGARGNTSSSRRRAFSLRLVGDDARYVERPGPTSPPFPGHDMVAGQRLREDWFPMLKGN